From the Acidovorax sp. NCPPB 3576 genome, the window ATTATCTGGAAGTCACCCCAGTCGCTTAACCGCTCAGGCCAACCAAGCTGCGCGCCGTGGCGTAGGTTAAAAGAGCGTCCGAGGTAGCCCTGGGGCCGCAGGTCTATCAGCCACCATGGCAAGCCGGAGCGGTGCCCACAGCCGGTGTTCATGTCAGCGTGGGGAGCGGAGGCCCCAATCAACTGAAAGTCTTCTGGGCAGACCGGCACGAGAGTGCCCAGTTCTTGCAGCACGCCTGCCGACGTGATACGGAACACGTCGGCCTCCCCGTCAGCACGGGCGGGGTCGCGCAGTGCGTACTTAACGGATCGGGCTGCACCTACTTTGATCACCTGGTCGCCCAGCGCCTGCAGTGTTCGGCGCAGAGTGGACCTGCTCACATTGAGCGCGGCCATAAGTTGACGTGTGGTGCGCGGGCCAAGCCGCAGCTGCTTACGGGCGAGGCTAGCGAGTGGAGGCATGGGCTTTTGGCGGGCCATTAATCGCAAACTAAAAATCAGTAGCGCAATCTCTGAAGAAGGTGGTGCGCCCTCCTAGGGAAGGTCTGCAAAACCTCCCCGCCTGATCCTCCCCCAGCGCCAAGCATTCAAGACAATGGCGCCATGGATCAATACACCCTGGGCCTGGACCCACTGCCCAAGAAGACCCGCAAGGAGATCTTCCTCGAAGAGATGAACCAGGTTGTGCCCTGGGCAACGCTGGTGGCCCTCATTGCTCCGTTCGCCCGGGGCGCGCACCAGGCCCTGGGTGGCCGCCCTCCATTCCCCATCGAAACCATGCTGCGCATCCACTGCCTGCAGCTGTGGTGGAACCTGAGCGATCCGGCCATGGAAGAAGAACTGCACGAGCGGCCCCTGTACCGCCGCTTCGCCGGCCTCGATGGTGCAGCGCGCATGCCCGATGAGACCACCATCTTGCGTTTCCGCCATCTGTTGGAGAAGCACCAACTGGCTCCGCAGGTGCTGGCTGCCATCAACACCGGTCTGGCCCAGCAGGGCCTGATGCTCAAGACAGGCACCATCGTGGACGCCACCATCATTGCAGCGCCCAGTTCGACCAAGAACAAAGAGGGTGAGCGAGACCCCGAGATGCATCAGACCAAGAAAGGCAACCAGTGGCACTTCGGCATGAAGGCGCACATTGGCGTGGATGCCGACTCGGGACTGGTGCACACCGTCATCGGCACAGCCGCCAACGTCAACGACGTGACGCAGGCAGCAGGCCTGCTGAATGGCAAAGAAAAGCATGCCTGGGGCGATGCAGGCTACCAGGGCGTGGACAAGCGCCAGGAGATGCAAGGGAGCAAAGCCAAGGCCAAGATCAAGTGGCACGTGGCCATGCGCCCGGGCAAACGCAAGGCACTTGATCCCGAGCGGGAACTTCACAAGCTGCTGGACAAAGCCGAGCGCCTGAAGGCCAGCGTGCGAGCCAAGGTCGAACACCCGTTCCGCGTGATCAAGCAGCAGTTCGGCTACGCCAAGGTGCGCTACCGAGGTCTGGAAAAGAACACGGCGCGCCTCATGATGCTGTTTGCGCTGGGCAATCTGTGGATGGCCAGGAAGCGGATCCTGGCGCTGCAGGGATAGGTGCGTCTGCGGGGTGCCGAGGTGGCGCCGCAAGGGCTGAAACGGGCCTGTAAACCGTGCCAATCGGGCCTAAGCAGCGGATTGCGCAGGAATCAGGCGGACCTTCCGTTCAACATCAGGCTGTGCCGGGCTGACGAATGGGGTTTTGCAGACCTTCCCTAGCCAATTCCACTCAGTTAAGCCTTCGCCCCGTACTACTGCTCTGGCCGGTGGATTGGTCCGCGCCTGACGTCGCATGGGCGCATTTCACGTTTCGATGTCTTAATTTAGACATTACAGCAGCGCAAGAACTAGCCAAAGCCTTGAAGGGGCTGGACTATGATCGACCCGAGAGCTACGCAGAATGGATGGAGGTTGTGGGGCTCTGGGACCACAGATTTGGCTCGCAGAGTCGTCCATGGCCAGATGGACTAAGCACAATGTGCGTTCCAAATATACCTGGAGGCCCTGGCACTGTATACCTTATCTCGGCCCCTTCGGCTGTTTTTAAACGAGATATCCAATGAACACAGCACCCCAAGTCGGAATATTCTCAATCGCTACATTGGAACGGTTTAACGCACCTCCTGAGCTTGATGGAAAGCATGGCCGCAACCGCCTAAATCACGGGATCAAATCAATTCTCGCAGATAACGACGTTGACGCAATTAAAGAGTGGCTTTTGACCCATGACCACCTAGCACATGCGACGGTAGGGGTGTACCGCAATGCAGCTGAAAAAGTGCTGAACTGGTCCTGCTTTGTCCAGGGAAAAGCACTTTCATCGCTGGATGATATGGATATAAACTTCTTCTGGGAATTTCTTGCAGCGCCCACACCCTCGCTGGATTGGATCGACAGAACTGCAGGGGCGAGGAGTGCACCGGAATGGCGGCCCTTTAGAGGCCCGTTATCACTCGCGTCTGTAAGGCAAGTGATGTTCGCATTGTCTTCACTATTCAATTGGATGGGCAGGGTTGGCTATGCCGCAATGCCTCAAATTGCAGAAAATCGTGCGGTAAGGGCGGGAACAGCTAGGCATGGAATCGCCGCAAACATTTCCGCAGTAACCATGAGGCAAACCCTTAGTATCAAAGCTTGGGATCGGATCTCAGAGGTGCTGACGTCAGGAGTAGATTTTCGCGCCCGCCTCGCGGTGGAATTAATTTACTTCGGAAATCTGAAGGTGGTAGAGATCAGAAAACTGAAAATAGCTGATTTTGTTGCACCATCTATTGAATGTATAGCGTGGCGGTGTCAGGTCGATTCTATGCGTAACTTCCTCCGATGCATTTATCTGCTTCCACCTCTTGGCCGATCTCTATCACAGCTATTTGAGACGCGCCTTGAATCTCCCAGCGTTTTGTTGACACCGCGTGACGTCAGACTAGGGTCTGAGTTGCTCTTTAAAGATGCCGATTGGCCAGCAGGGTGCATAAAAAAAATAGTGCGTCTGGCTGCGAGTCTGGCTGATGAGCAGCGAGACGCTCAATGTGCAAATGAGTTGCGATCCGCTAATTTGACTAGTTTTAGAGGAGCGTTTGAAAGTCACGCGGGTGGTGATCGAGCTTTCATCTTGGGTTTTATAGCTCATGCATTTGGCAGCGGCAGCCTGATAGCCGAATACACGCGAGTCATAGTTTTGAACAACGACTCCATTGCCTCTGGTTGGAAAAGACTAGACCCTCACTGGAGTTCTTACAGCAAGTGTCTGGCGCTGGTCTCAAATGTCGGTGTACTGCCTGAGGCCGAATCCAAAACAGTGGACCAGCACAAGCCTGATGGGAAGGCTTAACTTGACGCGGAACAGTGCGTCAACAATGTCCTTCTAAACGGTGATTCTTTGACGTTAGGAAGGTTGTGTCGCGGAAACGAAGGTTTGAGGGGGTGTTTGCTGTCGGACAGCTCCGGTGGATCAAGGTGTTGCGTGCCATCGGGCCTGGCTTCCCTTTGAATCCCGCAAACGGGTTCAGAACTCACGTATTTTATATTTTACATAATATACATCGTATCTAGTCTGTGGATATTAAAAAATGGGATCAATATCCCGACAGATAGATGCAGATAAAAGCGGTTGCGACTTCCCTTCGCTGAATCGCACGGGTTGGACTGTAGGTGCATCCACTACTCGTGTCAATTGTTCAACAATCGTTTATGTGTCAATCCGATTCTTTTCTGACTTCAACCTTACTCGATGAGTTGCGGGGCCTACAGCGTGATCGGCGACTCATTCCAGCTTGAGTACCGGGTTGGCTGGCGGCACCGGCACCACCCAGCGGTCGGGCTCGGCCAGAACGACCGCAGCGAGCCGCCCGACGCTGGCGCCGCCTCGGCCCACGACTTGGTAGCGCAGGATGTTCACGCGGCCCTTGCCCTGGCCCGAGGTCATGCGGTGCCAGCCGGCCTTGATGACCTCGCGCTGCACTTGTAGGCCGGTGGCATCCGCTTGGGTCGCTGGACCCGTTTCGCGGGCGTAGAGCTTGAAGATCAGCGGCGACACGAGCGCCATGCCTTCTTCCACGAAATGCACGGCAGCGCCGGTCTCGTTGTGCTTGATCTCGCGGCTGGCCAGGCCGTTTTGCAGCCAGCGCATGAAGGCGATGGCGACCTCGCTGGGCTCGGCCTTGCGGGCGGCCGCTTCATGAGGAAGTTCGGGCAGGTGCGGCGCCATGACCACGGGAGTGGGCGTCGTGCGCGCGGAAGTTTCAGGTGCCGAAGAGAACAGCGGGCGCACGAAGCCTGTCTCGGGCGTTTGCGCTTGCGCTGCTGGAGCTGGCGACTGCACCGGCGCTGGCGCTGGCGCTGCCGAGGGCGCCTTCGGCTTCGCTGCGACCTTGGCCTGCGCTGGTGCCGGCGCAGACGGTGTCGGCCGGGCACTTGGAGCTGGTGCAGTCCTGGGCTGCACGACAGGGGGCCTGGATGGTGGGCTCGGTGTGCGAGGCGGCACTGGCGCGGATGCGGCAGCGCGAACGTCATCGTCTTGGTCCAGCCATCCATCGTCGGCATCGAAACCATCGTCGTTGCCCCCGATGCGGATCACGTCGTCCAGTGGCGGGAACGTGGGCTCAATGCGTTGGGGTACCTTCGCCTGTGCAGGCGGTTTGGCCGGTACGGCAGCGGCGGGCGCTGATGCCTGGGCCGGGGCGGCTGATCCTGGCGCAGCTGTCTGTGTGACCGCTGCAGGAGTTGCCGCAGTCTCCTGCGCATTGCCGTTCGATCCTGCCGCAGGCTTGGGCTTGGGCCGGTTGAACGCGGGGGCCTTGAGTTGGTTCTCGTTGGGCTTTGGCGAAGTTGCCGCAGCCTTGGGCTTGTTGGGCTTTGCTCCAGCTTCCGGCGTGTGGGTTGCCGCAGGTTGGGGCGCTGGCGCGAGATCTGCCGCATCGTTGTCTGATTGCCCCAATGCACTCACTTCATCAGCGCGTTCGGCACCCTGCTGCACCGATACATGCCCTGCCCCATCCTCCGGCGCAGCATCGCCTGCTTCATCCTTGCGTTTTTCTCGCACTACGATGCGGCCAGCCATCGCTTGCGGGTACTGGCTCGGATCGTCATAGAGCTTGGCCAGCGGAAACCTCAGCATGGTCAGCGAGTGGCTGTAGCCTGTTGCAGCCGAGTCCTGATGCGTTGCGGCAGTTTCCTGCGGGCTTGCTGCACTGTCGGTACTGCTTGCAGCATCCTGGGCCTGGGCCTGGGCCTGGGCCTGGCCCTGCACCGTCACGTACCAGATCGCCTGGCCGCTGTGCGGATTGACCTCGATGCAGCCATACTCCTGCCAGGTGTCGAACAGTCGGTCGTTCTTGGCCTCGCCCGGCACAGCCTCCTCGGGGGCATGGTCCTTGATCCAGTTGCGTACGCCATCGGCCAGGCGCTTGGCCACGAACCACATCGAGCCGTCATGCACCCAGCCCGCCGCGCCCGAGCGGTTCAGCGGCAGCGCGGTGCCCGCGCGCAGCATGGCCTTCACCGCATTCATCAGCAGGTCGATGAGCGGGATCGCATTGCTGGTGGTGAACCGCGCCCGGCTGCCGTGCAGCAAAGCCCGCTGGGTCGATGCCTGATCGGCGCGGCCGACGATGCTCGCCACCAGCCCATCCTTCGTGCCCGAGAGGAAGCGGGTCAGCGCCTCTAGCGTCTGCGGCCGGCGAGCAAGAAACGTTACCGCCGTGGCCGGCGCGATCTGGCCCAGCAGCGTGACCGCCAGGCGCGAATGCGCGCCATAGTCTCTTGCGGATTTCGGAGCGAACTCGACCAGGTATTCCGCCGCCCTGCCCCGCTCAATCCTCGTCATCGGTCCCCCGATCGGATTCCACCGGGTGCGCTCCGTTGCTCCAGGTGTGCGCCACGTGACGCGCAGATCCGTCATCGGCTTGGCGATGTCGTGCAGCAGCGCGGAGAAGAACACCACGTAGGTCCACTCGTCGCGCTCCGCGTCGATCTGCTCGATGGGCGCGCCCTCGGGCAGGAAGTGCCCGTTGCGCCAGGTCATGGCTGCCAGGAGCATTTCCAGGGTGTGGGCCAGCAGCCCGCCCACATGCGCGTGGTGATGGGCCTCGGACGCCGGCATCAACTGCACCATCTCGGCGTAGCGGTGGATCGCGGGCAGCAGATCGCGCTGCCATACGCTTTGCGCCAGGCGCGACTGGCGCCACATGTCCTGCATCGCCTTGTCCGCGTTCACGCACGCCAGCAACTCGTCGGCGGGCAACAGACGCAGCCACCCCTGCTCCGAGCCCTCCACGGCGATGCGCCGCGGCGTGGTGGGTGTGGACGACCTGGCAACGGTAGGCGCCGTGGCGGGAATGGAGGCACGAGCAGGCATGCCCTGCCCCGCAAGCATTCGGCCTGCTGCATCGACCCATCGACTGCGAAGCCATTCGAGCGATCGCTTCATGCTGGCAGCACCAGCAGGTAGCGGGACAGTTGCTGCAGCCATGGCCTCGACGCCGGGCGGCTGTCATCGACGCAAAGCCAGTCCTCGTCCCCATGCGGCATCTCGATGAAGTCCAGCCAGCACTGCTCCAGCGGACTCCAGAAGCAAGCGGATGCCTCGGGCCGGTGCTCATTGCCCCACCAGGCGCGCACACGCACCAGGTCC encodes:
- the mobH gene encoding MobH family relaxase gives rise to the protein MPARASIPATAPTVARSSTPTTPRRIAVEGSEQGWLRLLPADELLACVNADKAMQDMWRQSRLAQSVWQRDLLPAIHRYAEMVQLMPASEAHHHAHVGGLLAHTLEMLLAAMTWRNGHFLPEGAPIEQIDAERDEWTYVVFFSALLHDIAKPMTDLRVTWRTPGATERTRWNPIGGPMTRIERGRAAEYLVEFAPKSARDYGAHSRLAVTLLGQIAPATAVTFLARRPQTLEALTRFLSGTKDGLVASIVGRADQASTQRALLHGSRARFTTSNAIPLIDLLMNAVKAMLRAGTALPLNRSGAAGWVHDGSMWFVAKRLADGVRNWIKDHAPEEAVPGEAKNDRLFDTWQEYGCIEVNPHSGQAIWYVTVQGQAQAQAQAQDAASSTDSAASPQETAATHQDSAATGYSHSLTMLRFPLAKLYDDPSQYPQAMAGRIVVREKRKDEAGDAAPEDGAGHVSVQQGAERADEVSALGQSDNDAADLAPAPQPAATHTPEAGAKPNKPKAAATSPKPNENQLKAPAFNRPKPKPAAGSNGNAQETAATPAAVTQTAAPGSAAPAQASAPAAAVPAKPPAQAKVPQRIEPTFPPLDDVIRIGGNDDGFDADDGWLDQDDDVRAAASAPVPPRTPSPPSRPPVVQPRTAPAPSARPTPSAPAPAQAKVAAKPKAPSAAPAPAPVQSPAPAAQAQTPETGFVRPLFSSAPETSARTTPTPVVMAPHLPELPHEAAARKAEPSEVAIAFMRWLQNGLASREIKHNETGAAVHFVEEGMALVSPLIFKLYARETGPATQADATGLQVQREVIKAGWHRMTSGQGKGRVNILRYQVVGRGGASVGRLAAVVLAEPDRWVVPVPPANPVLKLE
- a CDS encoding IS5 family transposase, whose translation is MDQYTLGLDPLPKKTRKEIFLEEMNQVVPWATLVALIAPFARGAHQALGGRPPFPIETMLRIHCLQLWWNLSDPAMEEELHERPLYRRFAGLDGAARMPDETTILRFRHLLEKHQLAPQVLAAINTGLAQQGLMLKTGTIVDATIIAAPSSTKNKEGERDPEMHQTKKGNQWHFGMKAHIGVDADSGLVHTVIGTAANVNDVTQAAGLLNGKEKHAWGDAGYQGVDKRQEMQGSKAKAKIKWHVAMRPGKRKALDPERELHKLLDKAERLKASVRAKVEHPFRVIKQQFGYAKVRYRGLEKNTARLMMLFALGNLWMARKRILALQG